One Lentimicrobiaceae bacterium genomic window carries:
- a CDS encoding ABC transporter permease: MTLLIGSITIGLVLALLAVGIFISFRIFDFPDITAEGSFTFGAAISSSLIVAGYNPVLATILAFAGGMLAGSATGLIHTRFNINPLLAGILVMTALYSVNLHVMGKSNIPLLSQNTLFTWFGHFSDTISGENAMINLLGWSVPARDLWTMFFCLLIIVTFSLLLLWFFRTNLGTAMRATGDNAQMIRALGVNTKAMIIFGVALSNGFIALAGALLAQFQGFADVQMGIGMMVWGLASVIIGEALISDHSLGLVIAGAVIGAVLFRLLVAIALRWGMNPNDLKLITAAFVFLALVLPGFMKQTKKIKLIR, encoded by the coding sequence ATGACACTATTAATCGGATCAATTACCATCGGACTCGTCCTTGCACTGCTGGCTGTCGGAATATTTATCAGCTTCCGGATTTTTGATTTCCCGGATATTACGGCCGAGGGTTCGTTTACTTTCGGAGCGGCCATCTCATCATCTTTAATCGTGGCAGGCTATAATCCTGTTCTGGCCACAATTCTTGCTTTTGCCGGAGGCATGCTGGCAGGTTCGGCTACAGGTCTTATTCATACACGTTTCAATATCAACCCACTTCTTGCTGGTATTCTGGTTATGACAGCACTTTATTCAGTTAATCTGCATGTGATGGGGAAAAGTAATATTCCGCTTTTGTCACAAAACACCTTATTTACCTGGTTTGGTCATTTCTCTGATACAATTTCAGGGGAAAATGCCATGATAAATCTACTTGGCTGGAGTGTACCGGCCAGAGATTTATGGACCATGTTTTTCTGTTTGCTGATAATAGTAACATTTAGTTTACTGTTGCTGTGGTTTTTCAGAACAAATCTGGGAACAGCCATGCGGGCTACCGGCGATAATGCACAAATGATTAGAGCATTGGGTGTAAATACTAAAGCCATGATCATTTTTGGTGTTGCGCTTTCTAATGGCTTTATAGCTCTGGCAGGGGCATTGCTGGCGCAATTTCAGGGGTTTGCTGATGTGCAGATGGGAATTGGAATGATGGTTTGGGGCCTTGCCAGTGTTATTATTGGCGAAGCTTTAATAAGCGACCACAGCCTTGGTTTGGTTATTGCCGGGGCGGTTATTGGTGCAGTTTTATTCAGGTTGTTGGTGGCTATAGCCCTTCGCTGGGGAATGAATCCCAATGATTTGAAATTGATAACCGCCGCATTTGTATTTCTTGCGTTGGTACTGCCTGGCTTTATGAAACAAACAAAGAAGATTAAATTAATCAGATAA
- a CDS encoding ABC transporter substrate-binding protein, which yields MKSVSRGIIALLIVSVILLLSDLQNRNAVKHNFRHPNQAKSEAIEGKNYTLGLCYFAPEASHDELLSGLWLRLGELGFVRDSNLIVKESHSNGEIGNIAPILLNMDYQPMDLVLVTSTPCVTAAVATIKKHPVAFTYCYDPIAAGAGKSPEDHAPGITGIGSFPPVEKTIQFIMETIPGTKKIGTIYNSSEANSRKVVSVMREMAGKSGFTLIEMPVVNSSEVFQAAQVIAGKGIDALYISGDNTALQAFDAIAGVCNSNAIPLVVNDLPFVGKGAFAAIGIGWQQVGYHSGDLIGKLLNGVSPANIPIENYVDEQVSVDEQKAKSLGLTVPQKYLTQTNVNSKGKKLKLALVHYVDSHNSEDCEKGIRKSLRDNKMIENVDFSMKVFNAQGDISTLNSIAGSIGNESWDLVFATSTPTIQLLAKKLNNTRIVFTNVGDPIVAGLGDSFENHLPDICGISTMSDFEGLIRMVKILHPDVKRVGTVFTPAEINSVSYKDHLAEAAQKYGIKLVAVPANSATDVIDAANSLVSQRIDVFCQISDNLTGSCSAAILKVSKDSKIPYYGFVSQQLKQGAVAVCARDYFQAGYEAGEMGCQVLNGKLPQDIPYRFVKKTDFILNSETARLLNIRIPQQLRTTFPQLKVTEQ from the coding sequence ATGAAATCTGTTTCCCGTGGAATAATTGCATTATTGATTGTTTCGGTAATTCTGCTTCTTTCTGATCTTCAAAACCGAAATGCTGTCAAGCACAATTTCCGCCATCCGAATCAGGCTAAATCAGAGGCCATAGAAGGGAAAAATTACACACTTGGACTTTGCTATTTTGCCCCTGAAGCCTCGCATGATGAGCTGCTGTCAGGTCTTTGGCTGCGCTTAGGAGAATTGGGATTTGTACGCGATAGTAATTTGATAGTGAAAGAGTCGCATTCCAACGGGGAAATTGGCAATATAGCACCAATCTTGCTTAATATGGATTATCAGCCCATGGATTTAGTGCTGGTGACTTCAACACCCTGTGTTACTGCAGCGGTGGCTACTATAAAAAAACATCCGGTTGCTTTTACTTATTGTTATGATCCGATTGCAGCGGGAGCAGGGAAAAGCCCTGAAGACCATGCCCCGGGAATTACAGGAATTGGTTCTTTCCCACCTGTGGAGAAAACAATTCAGTTTATTATGGAAACCATTCCGGGAACCAAAAAAATCGGAACCATTTACAACTCGTCGGAAGCCAATTCACGAAAAGTTGTTAGTGTAATGCGTGAAATGGCTGGTAAATCAGGGTTTACACTGATTGAGATGCCTGTGGTTAACTCTTCAGAAGTGTTTCAGGCAGCTCAGGTTATTGCTGGCAAGGGCATTGATGCCCTTTATATTTCGGGAGACAATACAGCCTTACAGGCTTTTGATGCCATTGCCGGAGTTTGCAATAGCAATGCTATTCCATTGGTAGTAAACGATTTACCTTTTGTTGGGAAAGGTGCTTTTGCTGCGATTGGAATCGGATGGCAACAAGTTGGTTACCATTCGGGCGATCTTATCGGGAAATTGCTTAATGGAGTTTCTCCGGCCAATATTCCTATCGAAAACTATGTTGATGAGCAGGTATCGGTTGACGAGCAAAAAGCTAAAAGCCTTGGTTTGACTGTCCCTCAAAAATATCTGACCCAAACAAATGTAAATTCCAAAGGCAAAAAACTGAAACTTGCATTGGTACATTATGTCGACAGTCATAATTCAGAAGATTGCGAAAAAGGTATTCGCAAGTCACTTCGTGATAACAAAATGATTGAGAATGTAGATTTTTCGATGAAGGTTTTTAATGCTCAGGGCGATATTTCAACCCTTAACAGCATTGCAGGCTCTATTGGCAATGAATCATGGGATTTGGTTTTTGCTACCTCAACGCCTACTATCCAACTTTTAGCCAAAAAGCTAAATAACACCCGAATTGTCTTCACCAATGTTGGTGACCCGATAGTTGCCGGGCTTGGTGATTCATTTGAAAATCATCTGCCTGATATTTGTGGTATTTCCACAATGAGCGATTTTGAGGGCCTTATCAGGATGGTAAAAATATTACACCCTGATGTTAAACGCGTGGGAACTGTTTTTACACCAGCAGAAATTAATTCGGTTTCGTATAAGGATCATCTGGCTGAGGCTGCCCAAAAATACGGGATCAAGCTGGTGGCGGTTCCGGCAAATTCAGCTACCGATGTTATTGATGCCGCTAACTCACTTGTCTCTCAGCGAATTGATGTGTTTTGCCAGATTTCTGATAATCTGACCGGAAGCTGTAGTGCTGCCATTTTAAAGGTGTCGAAGGATAGTAAAATACCATATTACGGGTTTGTTTCTCAGCAACTTAAACAAGGAGCTGTAGCTGTTTGTGCCCGTGATTATTTTCAGGCAGGCTATGAGGCCGGAGAAATGGGATGCCAGGTCTTAAATGGTAAGCTTCCGCAGGATATTCCATACAGGTTTGTAAAGAAAACCGATTTTATATTGAATAGTGAAACTGCCCGTTTATTGAATATTCGCATACCTCAGCAGCTTCGCACCACTTTTCCCCAACTTAAAGTAACTGAACAGTAA
- a CDS encoding STAS domain-containing protein, with product MDNKLNIRKDSPGMEQRIFLEGRLDANWAGHLDDYLNNLVRDGSYRIILNMSGIQYLSSAGIRVLVIQYKNIKRIGGVFQLEALSDAVAEVLEMVGLLSMLTEKTAEAPTVSILEDQSQEVDGYRFDHEMISEKEMEVGFRGNPDLILSSGYTADENSRIKFKSDEFGLGIGAIGDGFEDCKSRYGEFLAVGDALAYKPSDGSRIPDYSIKTGRLEPEIDTLYALLAKGTFSSRISFEPLEKNRNISLEALISGFAKVSEHNQFVFLMVAENTGLVGVSLNAPPVGGKQLFQFPDIREYVNFTTEPAYPRMLTITLGFYSKEPGEMLKTFLRPVNHKASGYLHAHSAVFPYQALPKQITEHEKLVVQLFETSIVQDVLHLINDSREIVGLGDSTFKQGVAWIGKFS from the coding sequence ATGGATAATAAATTGAATATTAGGAAGGATTCTCCGGGCATGGAACAACGGATTTTTCTTGAAGGAAGACTTGATGCCAACTGGGCCGGGCATCTTGATGACTACCTGAACAACCTGGTTCGGGATGGTTCTTACCGTATTATTCTTAATATGTCAGGCATTCAATATCTTAGTTCAGCTGGCATCAGGGTTTTGGTCATCCAGTATAAAAATATTAAAAGAATTGGCGGAGTTTTCCAACTGGAAGCTTTGTCAGATGCCGTGGCCGAGGTATTAGAAATGGTAGGTTTATTATCTATGCTTACCGAAAAAACAGCCGAAGCCCCAACTGTGTCCATTCTTGAAGATCAAAGTCAGGAAGTGGATGGTTACAGGTTTGATCATGAAATGATTTCAGAAAAAGAGATGGAGGTTGGTTTTAGAGGAAATCCTGACTTGATTTTGTCCTCGGGTTATACAGCTGATGAAAATAGCAGAATTAAGTTTAAATCTGATGAGTTTGGGTTAGGAATAGGAGCAATTGGGGATGGATTCGAAGATTGTAAAAGCAGGTATGGGGAGTTTCTGGCCGTAGGGGATGCCCTGGCTTATAAGCCGTCGGATGGTTCACGTATTCCTGATTATTCGATTAAAACCGGCAGACTTGAGCCCGAGATTGATACTTTATATGCATTGCTTGCCAAAGGTACTTTTTCCAGCAGAATCTCATTTGAGCCGCTTGAAAAAAACCGGAATATCTCATTAGAAGCTTTGATTTCAGGATTTGCAAAAGTGTCAGAACACAATCAGTTTGTTTTTCTGATGGTTGCCGAAAATACCGGATTGGTGGGTGTAAGCCTGAATGCTCCGCCGGTGGGCGGGAAACAGTTGTTTCAGTTTCCTGACATTCGTGAGTATGTTAACTTTACTACCGAACCGGCCTACCCCAGAATGCTTACGATAACGCTTGGGTTTTATTCAAAAGAGCCGGGCGAAATGCTCAAAACCTTTCTCAGGCCAGTTAACCATAAAGCCTCGGGTTATTTGCACGCTCATTCAGCTGTTTTTCCATACCAGGCTTTACCTAAGCAAATAACGGAACATGAGAAACTGGTTGTGCAATTATTTGAAACCAGTATTGTACAGGATGTATTGCATCTGATCAATGATTCACGCGAGATTGTGGGTTTAGGTGACAGTACTTTTAAACAGGGAGTTGCCTGGATAGGAAAATTCAGTTAA
- a CDS encoding ATP-binding protein, with protein sequence MKETPDKKVLQVINQIHELARVEGFLETLSEQWGFSARISMILNLVLEEALTNTILYGYDDSLEHTITLNFELEGDILSISIFDDGHEYDPTQKEDPDITLAAEDRQIGGLGIFLIKKNMDSVEYLRIENKNCLILKKNIKS encoded by the coding sequence ATGAAAGAAACACCAGACAAAAAAGTTTTACAGGTTATTAATCAAATTCATGAGTTAGCCCGTGTTGAAGGATTTCTGGAAACATTGTCTGAACAATGGGGGTTCTCGGCCCGCATATCCATGATTCTGAATCTTGTTTTGGAAGAAGCATTGACAAATACCATCCTTTACGGGTATGATGATAGCCTGGAGCACACAATTACATTAAATTTTGAGCTGGAGGGTGATATTTTGTCCATTTCTATTTTTGATGATGGGCATGAATATGATCCAACTCAAAAGGAAGACCCCGATATTACACTGGCTGCTGAAGACCGGCAAATTGGCGGATTAGGTATTTTTTTGATTAAAAAAAATATGGATTCTGTTGAATACCTGCGAATTGAAAACAAAAACTGTTTAATTCTTAAAAAAAATATAAAATCATGA
- a CDS encoding DUF4287 domain-containing protein yields MDQAEKTMLENLFRNTGKNLEQWIEIVLLQNFSKHGDIIRFLKEEYGFTHGFANMVAHKARQSDAGSVSDKSLLLENQYKGKEHYKTVFDLLINHIKGFGNDVEIAPKNAYVSLRRKKQFAILQPATKTRFEIGLNLKGQETTGELKAINTANAMCSHKINISSEADITEEVLEWIKKAYELAG; encoded by the coding sequence ATGGATCAGGCCGAAAAAACAATGCTGGAAAACTTGTTCAGGAATACAGGTAAAAACCTTGAACAGTGGATTGAAATCGTGTTATTGCAAAATTTCTCCAAACATGGTGACATAATCCGTTTTTTGAAAGAAGAATATGGATTTACTCATGGTTTTGCCAATATGGTTGCGCACAAAGCCAGACAGTCAGATGCGGGTTCGGTATCAGACAAAAGTCTGCTGCTTGAAAACCAATACAAAGGCAAAGAACATTATAAGACTGTTTTCGATCTGCTTATAAATCACATCAAAGGCTTTGGGAATGATGTGGAAATTGCGCCTAAAAACGCCTACGTCAGTCTCAGGCGAAAAAAACAATTTGCGATTCTTCAGCCTGCTACAAAAACCAGATTTGAAATAGGACTTAATCTGAAAGGACAGGAAACAACGGGAGAACTTAAAGCAATCAACACTGCCAATGCAATGTGTTCTCATAAGATAAATATCAGCAGTGAAGCTGACATAACAGAAGAAGTACTTGAATGGATAAAAAAAGCCTACGAATTAGCCGGCTAA
- a CDS encoding STAS domain-containing protein, with amino-acid sequence MNVKVEASKEYTLVSVEGRIDTTNANEFEKSVMEVIESGCRKLILDCSGLNYISSSGLRVFLIVQKKMMAIKGHFLLTNLQPGIKEIFDISGFSSIFAIFPDQQSALANH; translated from the coding sequence ATGAACGTAAAGGTTGAGGCTTCAAAAGAGTATACACTTGTGAGCGTTGAAGGACGCATTGATACAACCAATGCCAACGAATTTGAAAAATCAGTGATGGAGGTTATTGAAAGCGGTTGTAGAAAACTGATTCTTGATTGCAGCGGGTTAAACTATATCAGCAGCTCTGGATTGAGGGTTTTTCTTATTGTTCAGAAAAAAATGATGGCTATCAAAGGTCATTTTTTGCTTACAAACCTTCAGCCCGGAATTAAAGAAATTTTTGATATTTCCGGATTCTCTTCCATTTTTGCAATTTTCCCTGATCAGCAATCTGCTCTGGCAAATCATTAA
- a CDS encoding ATP-binding cassette domain-containing protein yields MLELSNLYKTFNAGTINEVNALQDVSLSIEEGSFVCVLGTNGSGKSTLLNAVAGTFITDSGKILLKGSDITKWPEHKRARLIGRVFQNPFSGTAPGMSIAENLALAAKRGKKRGIGWGLPSAVVAELKHRVKDLNMGLEERLDSPIGKLSGGQRQALTLLMASWLKPDLLLLDEHTAALDPKTASKVIELTERIVSEGNLTTMMVTHSMQQAVNLGDRIIMMHHGKIRYDFRGEEKKRLKVQDLLALFDEIRRKELIDSSVTELLLAKYI; encoded by the coding sequence ATGTTAGAACTTTCAAACCTCTATAAAACCTTTAATGCAGGAACAATTAACGAAGTTAATGCCTTGCAGGATGTTAGCCTGTCTATTGAGGAAGGCAGTTTTGTTTGTGTGCTGGGTACCAATGGCTCGGGTAAATCTACTTTGCTCAATGCTGTGGCAGGTACATTTATTACCGATTCAGGCAAAATTTTGTTAAAAGGTTCTGACATTACGAAATGGCCCGAGCACAAAAGAGCCCGCCTGATTGGCCGCGTGTTTCAAAACCCATTCAGCGGAACGGCGCCGGGCATGTCTATTGCTGAAAATCTGGCACTTGCAGCTAAAAGAGGCAAAAAGCGGGGAATTGGCTGGGGATTGCCTTCTGCGGTGGTTGCAGAGTTAAAGCACCGGGTTAAAGATTTGAATATGGGCCTGGAGGAACGGCTTGATTCTCCTATCGGAAAACTTTCGGGCGGTCAGCGCCAGGCATTAACGCTTTTAATGGCCAGTTGGCTGAAACCCGATTTGCTGTTGCTTGATGAGCATACAGCTGCTCTTGACCCTAAAACAGCCAGTAAGGTAATTGAGCTTACCGAACGCATCGTTTCTGAAGGAAACCTGACTACAATGATGGTCACACATTCAATGCAGCAGGCTGTGAATCTGGGCGACAGAATTATTATGATGCACCACGGGAAAATCAGGTATGACTTCAGGGGAGAAGAGAAAAAAAGACTTAAAGTTCAGGATTTACTTGCCCTCTTTGATGAAATTCGCCGCAAGGAGTTGATAGATAGTAGTGTGACAGAGTTATTGCTGGCCAAATATATCTAA
- a CDS encoding ABC transporter substrate-binding protein codes for MHVRKLLRPFLFLVAASAILLISDWQNRKDSKNRAQKVRIALFRFNANPVQEETEKGVLKVLEGLRAFRDGKIEIRRFSAEGDMPTANMIASNIVSEKFDYVVSISTPGLQVMANANQEGRVKHIFCAVTDPVASGVGITGSAADQHPPFLAGIGTFQPVESVFRMARQMNPQLKKVGVVWCTSETCSEACVKKARAICDELHIELMEMSVETVSQVYEAALAVSLKGVEALWIGGDNVVESAIEMYIGAASKNHIPVFTNNPNHTFSGAMLSLGANYYEVGLTAGMMLDSVLKGFPMSHIEINNVVPEKLFLNDSVRKLMNKNWLLPNELKVRADSIIE; via the coding sequence ATGCATGTCCGTAAATTGCTGAGGCCTTTTTTGTTTCTTGTTGCAGCAAGTGCTATTTTGCTTATTTCCGATTGGCAAAACAGAAAGGATTCTAAAAATCGTGCACAAAAGGTCAGAATCGCTTTGTTTCGCTTCAACGCCAACCCTGTTCAGGAAGAAACCGAAAAGGGCGTGCTTAAAGTTTTGGAAGGTTTAAGAGCATTTAGGGATGGCAAAATTGAAATCAGGAGATTTTCAGCAGAAGGCGATATGCCTACTGCCAATATGATTGCCAGCAATATTGTGAGTGAAAAATTTGATTACGTTGTCTCCATTAGTACTCCCGGGCTTCAGGTGATGGCGAATGCCAATCAAGAAGGTCGGGTGAAACATATTTTTTGTGCTGTTACTGACCCGGTGGCTTCCGGTGTTGGTATAACTGGCTCTGCAGCTGATCAGCATCCGCCCTTTCTGGCTGGAATTGGCACTTTTCAGCCTGTTGAAAGTGTATTCAGGATGGCCAGACAAATGAATCCTCAGCTCAAAAAAGTTGGTGTGGTATGGTGCACCAGTGAAACCTGTTCCGAGGCATGTGTGAAAAAAGCCAGAGCGATTTGCGATGAACTGCATATTGAACTGATGGAAATGAGTGTTGAAACCGTTTCACAGGTTTACGAAGCAGCTCTTGCCGTTTCACTCAAAGGTGTTGAAGCTCTTTGGATTGGTGGTGACAATGTGGTAGAATCAGCCATTGAAATGTATATTGGTGCAGCAAGTAAAAACCATATTCCGGTTTTTACTAATAATCCTAATCATACTTTTAGCGGGGCGATGTTGAGCCTGGGTGCAAATTATTACGAGGTGGGGCTAACGGCCGGTATGATGCTTGACTCTGTTTTGAAAGGATTTCCGATGAGTCATATCGAAATTAATAATGTTGTGCCGGAAAAGTTATTTCTCAATGATTCGGTTAGAAAACTGATGAATAAAAACTGGCTATTGCCAAATGAACTTAAAGTCAGAGCTGATTCCATTATTGAATAG
- a CDS encoding DUF4199 domain-containing protein: MKKIGTEIKWALILTGAGLAWIFLERVSGLHGNHIDKHAFYTKIITILAVAIYIFALLDKKNRDYCGKISYLQAVVSGLIITAFITLISPLAQLIASNYISPDFFHNMIAYQMSHGLLTQPQAENFYSLDSYIIQGLLGIPFGGLVTSVVAAFFIRNKVKST; the protein is encoded by the coding sequence ATGAAAAAAATTGGCACAGAAATAAAATGGGCCCTTATTTTAACAGGAGCTGGCCTTGCATGGATTTTTCTTGAAAGAGTCTCGGGTTTACATGGCAACCACATTGACAAACATGCATTTTACACTAAAATTATTACCATTTTAGCAGTTGCCATTTATATTTTTGCATTGCTGGATAAAAAAAACAGGGATTATTGCGGTAAAATATCCTATTTACAGGCTGTTGTCAGCGGATTAATAATAACTGCATTCATCACGCTTATAAGTCCTTTAGCACAATTAATTGCCAGCAATTACATCAGTCCTGATTTTTTTCATAACATGATAGCATATCAAATGTCTCATGGATTATTGACACAACCACAGGCTGAAAACTTTTATTCACTTGACAGTTATATTATTCAGGGCTTGTTGGGAATCCCATTCGGCGGGTTGGTTACCTCCGTGGTTGCAGCTTTTTTCATCAGAAACAAAGTTAAAAGCACATAA